Proteins encoded within one genomic window of Terriglobus sp. TAA 43:
- a CDS encoding dehydrogenase, which produces MPLYRARAPLRLGLAGGGTDVSPYCDLFGGAVLNATISLFAHTTLQTNADNCIRFIAQDLGIVEEFPVDAPIPENNKLSLHRGVYNRMIADYRNGQREPLTLITHCDAPAGSGLGSSSTMVVSMLRAFDEAWSLALGEYDLAQLAFAIERIDIGLHGGRQDQYAAAFGGFNFMEFHDTTQVLVNPLRVRPDIISELEASLILFYTGKSRSSAAIIEEESKNVRDKNEDAMDAMHRTKQEAFHMKAALLRGEVHGMGDIMKEAWRQKKRLASSISNATIDALYDTALREGAYCGKVSGAGGGGFMMFLVDPARRLRVEAALNATEAGRTMACSFMVEGATAWRAR; this is translated from the coding sequence ATGCCACTCTATCGCGCACGTGCCCCACTTCGTCTCGGCCTTGCCGGTGGTGGTACAGACGTTTCGCCTTATTGCGATCTCTTCGGCGGAGCCGTTCTCAACGCCACCATCAGCCTCTTTGCGCATACTACGCTTCAGACGAACGCGGACAACTGCATCCGTTTCATCGCGCAGGATCTTGGCATTGTGGAAGAGTTTCCTGTGGATGCTCCTATTCCGGAGAACAACAAGCTCTCGCTCCATCGTGGTGTTTACAACCGTATGATCGCCGACTATCGCAATGGCCAGCGCGAGCCGCTTACGCTCATCACGCATTGCGATGCGCCTGCGGGTAGCGGTCTTGGATCGTCATCCACGATGGTGGTTTCCATGCTGCGTGCATTTGATGAAGCATGGAGCCTCGCGCTCGGCGAATACGACCTTGCGCAGCTTGCGTTTGCGATTGAGCGTATCGATATTGGTCTGCATGGCGGTCGCCAGGATCAGTACGCCGCAGCCTTTGGTGGATTCAATTTCATGGAGTTTCATGACACAACACAGGTGTTGGTTAATCCACTGCGTGTGCGTCCGGATATCATCTCGGAACTCGAAGCATCGTTGATCCTCTTCTACACAGGCAAATCGCGTTCTTCCGCGGCCATCATTGAAGAGGAATCGAAGAATGTCCGCGACAAGAATGAAGATGCCATGGACGCGATGCATCGTACGAAGCAGGAAGCCTTCCATATGAAGGCCGCGCTGCTTCGGGGGGAAGTGCACGGCATGGGCGACATCATGAAAGAAGCGTGGCGGCAGAAGAAGCGTCTCGCATCCAGCATTTCCAATGCGACTATCGACGCGCTCTATGACACGGCGCTGCGTGAAGGCGCATACTGCGGCAAGGTATCCGGTGCGGGTGGTGGCGGTTTCATGATGTTCCTTGTCGATCCTGCGCGTCGCTTGCGAGTGGAGGCTGCACTGAACGCAACCGAAGCGGGCCGCACCATGGCATGCAGTTTCATGGTCGAAGGCGCCACAGCATGGCGTGCACGCTAA
- a CDS encoding WecB/TagA/CpsF family glycosyltransferase: MRNLPYQPGTIDEVAMRVVQYAETKGPTHLVIAVNGQVFVAAHQQPLFADVIRRAEEVVLDGISVFLATRALRDSHAHRVQGVELVTRICKCADAYSQRVMLLGGRPGAGEKTKALLAKTCPNLIVDVHCPPFGFERTEEGLETVRESIRDFAPDILFVAFGAPKQELFMDQHIRPMNVPVAMAVGGSFEMISGMVRRAPAWMQAIGMEWLFRAILEPRRLLWRYVYTNTVFIWLFLCERFSRPTNA, from the coding sequence GTGAGAAATCTGCCGTATCAGCCGGGCACCATCGACGAAGTTGCGATGCGTGTCGTACAGTATGCGGAGACAAAGGGTCCTACCCATCTGGTGATTGCTGTGAATGGGCAAGTGTTTGTGGCTGCTCATCAGCAGCCACTCTTCGCCGACGTGATTCGTCGCGCAGAAGAAGTTGTCCTGGACGGCATCTCCGTTTTTCTTGCCACGCGCGCACTGCGCGATTCTCATGCGCATCGCGTTCAGGGCGTGGAGTTGGTGACACGTATCTGCAAATGCGCCGATGCTTATTCGCAACGCGTGATGCTGCTTGGTGGTCGCCCCGGCGCAGGTGAAAAGACGAAGGCGCTCCTCGCAAAAACATGCCCCAACCTTATCGTTGATGTTCACTGCCCGCCGTTTGGCTTTGAGCGTACAGAAGAAGGTTTGGAAACTGTGCGTGAGTCGATTCGCGATTTCGCACCGGACATCCTCTTCGTCGCTTTTGGTGCGCCCAAGCAGGAGCTTTTCATGGATCAGCACATTCGCCCCATGAACGTTCCTGTTGCGATGGCAGTGGGCGGTAGCTTTGAGATGATCAGCGGTATGGTCCGTCGGGCTCCAGCGTGGATGCAGGCGATCGGGATGGAATGGCTCTTCCGCGCCATTCTGGAGCCCCGCCGCTTGTTGTGGCGTTACGTTTATACGAACACGGTCTTTATCTGGCTGTTCCTGTGCGAACGATTCTCGCGCCCTACTAACGCATAA
- a CDS encoding lipopolysaccharide biosynthesis protein, whose amino-acid sequence MAVNTREASNSSASRAGALARTLATASTRLLDLPTRYGLHLLIALRLGIEDVGAFYIVFSVMTMASGLGRLGVDRAMTREVAAALGRDLPGTARRIAWRGMRLTLVNSAAITAALVLLSKPIALYVLHKPAMAIPLAIGAISIFPQNIANAAAGVLAGLGRVATSQMIYQWLWPALFCAGALALHLDVDRTLLLIIAAMLINAIFGVVLMLRVLPVRHAENQTLEVPSLSRLGVQLFSAELLQLAISSAPPFILGIAASTTEVARYAVVWRIVLLLNLLVSAMAAVASPQFAAASARGDRATLRRVAQQTVGITAVLSALPTLLLAINPVFFLSRFGAGYAPAAPAMRILLFGQLSLILCTAVPELLGMTGHARALLKINAVSIAVLLVGLGTLTPRFTDAGAAAGTALAMLVNAIGVSFSAKRDLGLMPLWGFLQDSRSQIRRRLSPATPEDAPVDEEIAGASNL is encoded by the coding sequence ATGGCAGTTAATACCCGCGAAGCTTCTAACTCCTCCGCGTCGCGCGCCGGTGCGCTTGCTCGCACGCTGGCCACGGCAAGCACGCGCCTGCTTGACCTGCCCACGCGCTACGGCTTGCATCTGCTTATCGCGCTGCGGCTAGGCATTGAAGATGTAGGGGCGTTCTACATCGTGTTCAGCGTCATGACCATGGCATCGGGATTGGGGCGGCTTGGCGTGGATCGCGCCATGACGCGGGAAGTAGCTGCTGCGTTGGGACGCGATCTCCCTGGCACTGCACGCCGGATCGCATGGCGCGGTATGCGTCTCACGCTGGTGAACTCCGCAGCAATTACTGCAGCGCTTGTGCTCCTCTCAAAGCCGATTGCTCTTTATGTTCTGCATAAGCCGGCAATGGCGATTCCGTTGGCCATTGGCGCAATCTCGATCTTCCCGCAGAACATCGCCAACGCGGCAGCCGGTGTATTGGCAGGGCTTGGCCGCGTGGCCACCAGCCAGATGATCTATCAATGGTTGTGGCCCGCGCTTTTCTGTGCCGGTGCACTCGCGCTACACCTAGATGTCGATCGCACGCTGCTCTTGATTATTGCCGCCATGCTGATAAACGCTATCTTCGGCGTGGTCCTGATGTTGCGTGTGTTGCCGGTGCGCCATGCGGAAAATCAAACGCTGGAGGTACCATCGCTCTCGCGTCTCGGCGTGCAGCTGTTCAGCGCAGAACTTCTGCAGCTTGCGATTTCATCAGCGCCACCATTCATTCTCGGCATCGCCGCGTCCACAACGGAAGTTGCTCGCTATGCTGTGGTCTGGCGCATCGTTCTTTTGTTGAACCTGTTGGTTTCCGCCATGGCTGCTGTTGCGTCGCCGCAGTTTGCAGCTGCGTCGGCCCGGGGTGATCGCGCAACGCTGCGTCGCGTCGCACAGCAGACCGTAGGCATAACGGCCGTTCTCTCAGCGCTGCCCACGTTGCTCCTTGCGATCAACCCGGTGTTCTTCCTCAGCCGTTTCGGAGCGGGATATGCGCCGGCCGCACCGGCCATGCGCATCCTTCTCTTCGGGCAGCTTTCGCTCATCCTCTGCACGGCTGTTCCGGAACTGCTTGGCATGACAGGCCATGCACGCGCCCTGTTGAAGATCAACGCCGTCTCCATCGCTGTTCTTCTAGTCGGACTAGGCACTCTCACGCCCCGTTTCACTGACGCGGGTGCTGCCGCAGGAACTGCGCTTGCCATGCTGGTGAATGCTATTGGAGTTAGCTTCTCTGCGAAGCGTGACCTCGGCCTTATGCCGCTCTGGGGCTTCCTTCAGGACAGTCGTTCGCAGATTCGGCGTCGCCTTAGCCCCGCCACTCCCGAGGATGCCCCGGTCGATGAAGAGATCGCTGGAGCCAGCAATCTATAA
- a CDS encoding glycoside hydrolase family 44 protein: MKTLSFVLCSVLGAACYGQQSAPRVTNITVDANRNRHPISPLIYGVNFGTTKQLQLLRAPVNRLGGEAADVYDYQSGARNSGSRWFYESYPSNKADILAPYGEDFIALTQRAGADSMITIPMMGWVARLGPNHTRLSSYSIAKYGLQKSTDTQGMTEAGNGIRLDGSAIHNDPNDAMQPDTPAREAVWVRSLLKNRRPGETRYYLLGNEPSLWHESHRDVHPEGVHASELLAKTLALAAAIHKADPTAKVVGPEEWSPIGTLNSGFDNQLQSTKGSAPSDRVRETGGVNLLPWLLRKWKAAGHPVDVVSVHYYPQSNQYSDDVSEPMQLLRNRSTRGLWDPNYHDVPWIPVNTALIPSLRAMVDRDYFRDTPIAITEYSWGADKHMNGATAQADVLGIFGRESLSLATRWIAPPDGSPTCLAMQMYRNYDGHGGSFGDISISAFAPDSDNVSAFAAERTADHAVTIMVVNKQLHEAVSAHLTLRGLSASGSVETHTLSLGKFSTSLPTGYSNGVISFVIPAQSITLFVVHGHGS; the protein is encoded by the coding sequence ATGAAGACTTTGTCTTTTGTGCTCTGCTCCGTTCTAGGCGCTGCTTGCTACGGGCAGCAGAGCGCGCCGCGCGTGACCAACATCACGGTGGACGCGAATAGGAATCGCCACCCGATCAGCCCGCTCATCTATGGCGTGAACTTCGGAACAACGAAACAACTGCAACTTCTGCGCGCGCCTGTGAACCGCCTCGGCGGTGAAGCAGCAGACGTCTATGACTACCAGTCTGGAGCACGAAACTCAGGCAGCCGCTGGTTCTACGAAAGCTATCCATCGAACAAAGCGGACATTCTCGCGCCGTACGGTGAAGACTTCATCGCGCTCACGCAACGTGCCGGCGCGGACAGCATGATCACCATCCCCATGATGGGATGGGTGGCAAGGCTGGGACCTAATCACACGCGTTTGTCCAGTTACTCCATTGCGAAGTACGGTCTGCAAAAATCCACGGACACACAGGGGATGACTGAGGCCGGCAACGGCATTCGTCTTGACGGTAGCGCTATACATAACGACCCCAACGACGCGATGCAGCCCGATACACCCGCGCGTGAAGCCGTATGGGTACGCTCTCTGTTGAAGAACCGCCGCCCCGGCGAAACGCGCTACTACCTCCTCGGCAACGAGCCCTCACTCTGGCATGAGAGTCATCGTGATGTACATCCCGAGGGTGTACATGCGTCGGAATTGCTCGCGAAAACATTAGCTCTGGCTGCGGCGATTCATAAGGCCGATCCCACTGCGAAAGTCGTCGGGCCGGAAGAATGGTCGCCCATCGGAACGCTCAATAGCGGTTTCGACAATCAACTTCAGTCCACAAAGGGAAGCGCTCCTAGTGATCGTGTTCGTGAAACCGGTGGTGTGAACTTACTACCGTGGCTGCTTCGTAAGTGGAAGGCCGCAGGCCACCCTGTGGATGTGGTAAGTGTGCATTACTATCCGCAGAGCAATCAGTACAGTGACGACGTAAGCGAACCCATGCAGCTACTGCGCAACCGTTCCACGCGTGGACTGTGGGACCCGAATTATCACGATGTGCCATGGATTCCCGTAAACACGGCGTTGATTCCATCGTTGCGCGCCATGGTCGATCGCGATTATTTTCGCGATACGCCTATTGCCATCACCGAATATAGCTGGGGGGCGGACAAGCACATGAATGGTGCTACTGCGCAGGCGGATGTATTGGGCATCTTCGGTCGCGAAAGCCTCTCTCTGGCTACGCGCTGGATTGCACCACCCGACGGTTCACCTACGTGCCTCGCCATGCAGATGTATCGCAACTACGACGGGCACGGTGGCAGCTTTGGCGACATCAGCATCTCTGCATTCGCACCTGATTCGGATAACGTTAGCGCATTCGCTGCAGAGCGTACCGCTGACCATGCCGTGACGATCATGGTCGTCAACAAGCAACTCCACGAAGCTGTAAGCGCCCACCTAACGTTGCGTGGCTTGTCAGCCTCGGGCTCTGTGGAGACGCACACGCTTTCGTTGGGTAAATTTTCGACTTCTTTGCCGACCGGTTACAGCAACGGTGTAATTTCATTCGTTATTCCTGCGCAAAGCATTACTCTGTTCGTTGTACATGGACATGGCAGTTAA